The following proteins are encoded in a genomic region of Bufo bufo chromosome 11, aBufBuf1.1, whole genome shotgun sequence:
- the DLGAP5 gene encoding disks large-associated protein 5 isoform X2, translating into MDVDSQFVGRYKKDLSIENLRAKVARRKSITQKENRHKEFRKSRGLSLADVNVSLVKEQELTVVEEGNESCLKGQENNPGKTREQIIKEERHAMLQRFKEEKQLRKLKEQREKVSKGIFRCGIYKPEGSLIPVFTSQTAAKVKPKEKPPAPSVPRVTRSTLKVDPPANKTRTQVNVLTNKAPVDRAVPRGRGQTSVVKKNESKVSGISSARTTRSTAVKAPLKNPPAVKPQKKPLREISPEMVMDKTEPPVSDHSNERVQEPEPVLKDTHVESETLPETSPDKPERKPSFAPKNFVFQPLDGLSTFHFQPMTPNRANAFLLPTFTWSPLDGNRAFVVTREHKEHEEDLQSPTEPSQTATEVKLEVDLNALPQDAECASDANSSPQTSPAVTPPPCEPSTEDNKTTQPEEAPHDVPYFRSILKSEIQRLTLLCIDWDKRIDMDIPEDAKDLIRTTVGQTRLLMTERFKQFEGLVDNCEFKRGEKETTCTDLDGFWDMVNFQIEDLSKKFFNLVKLEENSWQQDTSQTKKIVRKKIAPAVTRKQNQGDDGRAAARGRLAAIRAAMKNRIKMEAPCAEVEVPVDPMQVDPIVFDAGFFRIESPAKLPGSLRTIKSSSRLNTPNSTNTTVQNLEMPVPNGIENAADLQHEKSPSPVRSPVRKTLFGGPEEESLQNQEPDPVLQSLQHTEADSIPAEVDLTMYLAPAQTLDLGAEESPGLVKCLGLDASETLDGCDAEANNETSLRVDDVFMCSPEKVEPETEASCLAETSEPGPDDEVKTTSNPLDFLGSCTPIMVKHAPMMMESTQVLTDLMTFSPMEL; encoded by the exons atggACGTGGACTCCCAGTTTGTGGGGCGATATAAAAAGGACCTGAGCATAGAGAACTTACGAGCCAAAGTGGCCCGCCGGAAATCCATTACTCAGAAAGAGAACAGACACAAGGAGTTCAGAAAGAGCCGGGGCCTTTCTCTGGCCGACGTCAACGTCTCCCTCGTGAAGGAGCAGGAGCTGACTGTCGTGGAGGAGGGGAAcgagtcctgtctgaaaggacaggAGAATAATCCGG GTAAAACTAGAGAGCAGATCATCAAAGAGGAGCGCCATGCGATGCTGCAGCGCTTCAAAGAGGAAAAACAACTGCGCAAACTAAAAGAGCAACGAGAAAAAGTCAGCAAGGGCATCTTTAGATGTGGGATCTACAAGCCGGAAGGGTCTCTGATTCCTGTCTTCACAAGTCAGACTGCTGCAAAAGTGAAACCGAAGGAGAAG CCCCCCGCACCCAGCGTACCAAGAGTTACACGGTCTACCCTGAAAGTGGACCCTCCAGCCAACAAGACCCGGACTCAG GTAAACGTGCTGACCAACAAAGCCCCTGTTGATCGCGCAGTTCCGAGAGGCCGCGGACAGACATCAGTGGTAAAGAAGAACGAAAGCAAAG TTTCCGGTATCTCATCTGCAAGAACGACCAGATCCACTGCCGTTAAAGCCCCCCTGAAAAATCCCCCAG CCGTGAAACCACAAAAGAAGCCTTTAAGGGAGATCAGCCCTGAAATGGTGATGGATAagacagag CCTCCTGTAAGTGATCATTCAAATGAGAGAGTGCAAGAGCCAGAGCCTGTCCTCAAAGACACCCATGTAGAAAGTGAGACGTTGCCAGAGACCTCGCCTGACAAACCTGAAAGAAAGCCATCCTTTGCTCCGAAGAACTTTGTCTTTCAGCCTTTAGATGGCTTGTCTACGTTTCATTTTCAACCAATGACCCCTAACAGGGCCAATGCATTTCTGCTCCCTACTTTTACCTGGAGCCCCCTGGATGGTAACAG AGCCTTTGTGGTTACACGAGAACATAAAGAACATGAGGAAGATCTTCAGTCTCCAACTGAACCATCACAGACGGCCACAGAAGTAAAGCTGGAAGTAGACTTAAATGCTTTACCCCAGGATGCAG AATGTGCAAGCGATGCCAATTCTTCCCCGCAAACCAGTCCTGCAGTGACCCCTCCGCCTTGTGAGCCAAGCACAGAGGATAACAAGACCACACAACCCGAAGAAGCTCCTCATGACGTGCCATACTTCAG GAGCATCTTGAAGTCTGAAATTCAGCGGCTGACGTTGTTGTGTATTGACTGGGATAAGAGGATTGACATGGATATTCCAGAAGATG ccaaagaCCTGATCAGAACCACAGTTGGACAAACAAGACTACTTATGACTGAACGGTTTAAGCAGTTTGAGGGCCTGGTTGACAACTGCGAATTtaagagaggagagaaggagacaaCGTGCACAGATCTCGATGGCTTTTGGGATATGGTCAATTTTCAG ATTGAAGATTTGAGTAAAAAGTTTTTTAATCTTGTAAAACTGGAAGAAAACTCCTGGCAGCAGGATACAAGTCAGACTAAGAAGATTGTAAGG AAAAAAATTGCTCCAGCTGTAACCAGGAAACAGAACCAAGGAGACGATGGGAGAGCCGCTGCTAGAGGGCGCCTTGCTGCTATCAGAGCTGCAATGAAAAATAGGATCAAAATGGAGGCTCCATGTGCTGAAGTAGAAGTTCCAGTTGACCCCATGCAAGTGGATCCAATCGTATTTGATGCTGGATTCTTTAGGATTGAAAGTCCTGCTAAGCTACCTGGCA gtcTAAGAACTATTAAAAGTTCTTCTCGGTTAAATACACCAAACTCGACAAACACAACTGTACAGAACTTGGAAATGCCAGTGCCCAATGGTATAGAAAACGCAGCAGATCTCCAACACGAGAAGTCTCCAAGCCCTGTAAGGTCACCTGTAAGGAAAACCCTGTTTGGTGGGCCTGAAGAAGAAAG TTTGCAGAACCAAGAACCGGACCCCGTCTTGcagtctctccagcatacagAGGCGGATTCT ATTCCGGCAGAAGTCGACCTGACTATGTATCTAGCTCCGGCTCAGACACTCGACTTGGGAGCAGAGGAGTCTCCGGGTCTCGTGAAATGCTTGGGCCTTGATGCAAGTGAAACACTAGACGGATGTGACGCAGAGGCAAATAATGAGACAAGTCTGAGGGTCGATGACGTTTTCATGTGCAGTCCAGAAAAAGTTGAACCTGAAACGGAAGCCTCGTGTTTAGCGGAGACCTCTGAACCGGGGCCTGATGACG
- the DLGAP5 gene encoding disks large-associated protein 5 isoform X1: MDVDSQFVGRYKKDLSIENLRAKVARRKSITQKENRHKEFRKSRGLSLADVNVSLVKEQELTVVEEGNESCLKGQENNPGKTREQIIKEERHAMLQRFKEEKQLRKLKEQREKVSKGIFRCGIYKPEGSLIPVFTSQTAAKVKPKEKPPAPSVPRVTRSTLKVDPPANKTRTQVNVLTNKAPVDRAVPRGRGQTSVVKKNESKVSGISSARTTRSTAVKAPLKNPPAVKPQKKPLREISPEMVMDKTEPPVSDHSNERVQEPEPVLKDTHVESETLPETSPDKPERKPSFAPKNFVFQPLDGLSTFHFQPMTPNRANAFLLPTFTWSPLDGNRAFVVTREHKEHEEDLQSPTEPSQTATEVKLEVDLNALPQDAECASDANSSPQTSPAVTPPPCEPSTEDNKTTQPEEAPHDVPYFSFYRRSILKSEIQRLTLLCIDWDKRIDMDIPEDAKDLIRTTVGQTRLLMTERFKQFEGLVDNCEFKRGEKETTCTDLDGFWDMVNFQIEDLSKKFFNLVKLEENSWQQDTSQTKKIVRKKIAPAVTRKQNQGDDGRAAARGRLAAIRAAMKNRIKMEAPCAEVEVPVDPMQVDPIVFDAGFFRIESPAKLPGSLRTIKSSSRLNTPNSTNTTVQNLEMPVPNGIENAADLQHEKSPSPVRSPVRKTLFGGPEEESLQNQEPDPVLQSLQHTEADSIPAEVDLTMYLAPAQTLDLGAEESPGLVKCLGLDASETLDGCDAEANNETSLRVDDVFMCSPEKVEPETEASCLAETSEPGPDDEVKTTSNPLDFLGSCTPIMVKHAPMMMESTQVLTDLMTFSPMEL, encoded by the exons atggACGTGGACTCCCAGTTTGTGGGGCGATATAAAAAGGACCTGAGCATAGAGAACTTACGAGCCAAAGTGGCCCGCCGGAAATCCATTACTCAGAAAGAGAACAGACACAAGGAGTTCAGAAAGAGCCGGGGCCTTTCTCTGGCCGACGTCAACGTCTCCCTCGTGAAGGAGCAGGAGCTGACTGTCGTGGAGGAGGGGAAcgagtcctgtctgaaaggacaggAGAATAATCCGG GTAAAACTAGAGAGCAGATCATCAAAGAGGAGCGCCATGCGATGCTGCAGCGCTTCAAAGAGGAAAAACAACTGCGCAAACTAAAAGAGCAACGAGAAAAAGTCAGCAAGGGCATCTTTAGATGTGGGATCTACAAGCCGGAAGGGTCTCTGATTCCTGTCTTCACAAGTCAGACTGCTGCAAAAGTGAAACCGAAGGAGAAG CCCCCCGCACCCAGCGTACCAAGAGTTACACGGTCTACCCTGAAAGTGGACCCTCCAGCCAACAAGACCCGGACTCAG GTAAACGTGCTGACCAACAAAGCCCCTGTTGATCGCGCAGTTCCGAGAGGCCGCGGACAGACATCAGTGGTAAAGAAGAACGAAAGCAAAG TTTCCGGTATCTCATCTGCAAGAACGACCAGATCCACTGCCGTTAAAGCCCCCCTGAAAAATCCCCCAG CCGTGAAACCACAAAAGAAGCCTTTAAGGGAGATCAGCCCTGAAATGGTGATGGATAagacagag CCTCCTGTAAGTGATCATTCAAATGAGAGAGTGCAAGAGCCAGAGCCTGTCCTCAAAGACACCCATGTAGAAAGTGAGACGTTGCCAGAGACCTCGCCTGACAAACCTGAAAGAAAGCCATCCTTTGCTCCGAAGAACTTTGTCTTTCAGCCTTTAGATGGCTTGTCTACGTTTCATTTTCAACCAATGACCCCTAACAGGGCCAATGCATTTCTGCTCCCTACTTTTACCTGGAGCCCCCTGGATGGTAACAG AGCCTTTGTGGTTACACGAGAACATAAAGAACATGAGGAAGATCTTCAGTCTCCAACTGAACCATCACAGACGGCCACAGAAGTAAAGCTGGAAGTAGACTTAAATGCTTTACCCCAGGATGCAG AATGTGCAAGCGATGCCAATTCTTCCCCGCAAACCAGTCCTGCAGTGACCCCTCCGCCTTGTGAGCCAAGCACAGAGGATAACAAGACCACACAACCCGAAGAAGCTCCTCATGACGTGCCATACTTCAG TTTTTATCGTAGGAGCATCTTGAAGTCTGAAATTCAGCGGCTGACGTTGTTGTGTATTGACTGGGATAAGAGGATTGACATGGATATTCCAGAAGATG ccaaagaCCTGATCAGAACCACAGTTGGACAAACAAGACTACTTATGACTGAACGGTTTAAGCAGTTTGAGGGCCTGGTTGACAACTGCGAATTtaagagaggagagaaggagacaaCGTGCACAGATCTCGATGGCTTTTGGGATATGGTCAATTTTCAG ATTGAAGATTTGAGTAAAAAGTTTTTTAATCTTGTAAAACTGGAAGAAAACTCCTGGCAGCAGGATACAAGTCAGACTAAGAAGATTGTAAGG AAAAAAATTGCTCCAGCTGTAACCAGGAAACAGAACCAAGGAGACGATGGGAGAGCCGCTGCTAGAGGGCGCCTTGCTGCTATCAGAGCTGCAATGAAAAATAGGATCAAAATGGAGGCTCCATGTGCTGAAGTAGAAGTTCCAGTTGACCCCATGCAAGTGGATCCAATCGTATTTGATGCTGGATTCTTTAGGATTGAAAGTCCTGCTAAGCTACCTGGCA gtcTAAGAACTATTAAAAGTTCTTCTCGGTTAAATACACCAAACTCGACAAACACAACTGTACAGAACTTGGAAATGCCAGTGCCCAATGGTATAGAAAACGCAGCAGATCTCCAACACGAGAAGTCTCCAAGCCCTGTAAGGTCACCTGTAAGGAAAACCCTGTTTGGTGGGCCTGAAGAAGAAAG TTTGCAGAACCAAGAACCGGACCCCGTCTTGcagtctctccagcatacagAGGCGGATTCT ATTCCGGCAGAAGTCGACCTGACTATGTATCTAGCTCCGGCTCAGACACTCGACTTGGGAGCAGAGGAGTCTCCGGGTCTCGTGAAATGCTTGGGCCTTGATGCAAGTGAAACACTAGACGGATGTGACGCAGAGGCAAATAATGAGACAAGTCTGAGGGTCGATGACGTTTTCATGTGCAGTCCAGAAAAAGTTGAACCTGAAACGGAAGCCTCGTGTTTAGCGGAGACCTCTGAACCGGGGCCTGATGACG